Proteins from a genomic interval of Diospyros lotus cultivar Yz01 chromosome 6, ASM1463336v1, whole genome shotgun sequence:
- the LOC127803566 gene encoding nuclear transport factor 2-like isoform X1, with protein sequence MAMETVSLHTPPAQVVGNAFVEQYYHILYQSPELVHRFYQDSSMLSRPETNGVMTSVTTMKGINDKICSFDYKNCKAEIKTADAQESYKDGVIVLVTGCLTGPDNIRRKFTQTFFLAPQDKGYFVLNDVFRYVEDSEPLENNKVAANANRDIPIASQMPDPEPVHPPTVDSMTSVIEEAQNVEEQKVHDPVDNERQAVSEKEVTVSPEPHLSENHIHEVIEADSSATQECAPKKSYASILSSQMRKGGSVPTKVYVPANTSRVAPTRTEKQSLGSVSHPPVPEALVPSASDTVNALESGNAEEEVEGYSVYVRNLPINVTVTQLEVAFKKFGPIKQGSVQVRSNKQQGFCFGFVEFHSLSSMNDAIQASPVTVGDRQAIVEMKRTTTRVGSGRGRFPPGRGGFRSDNFRGRGNYGGGRGYGRSDFSNRGDFSGRGRGGPGGYQQGRGRGGRRGGLNQNTVPA encoded by the exons ATGGCTATGGAAACAGTTTCTCTTCATACGCCCCCAGCTCAAGTGGTTGGAAATGCTTTCGTTGAGCAGTATTACCACATTCTTTACCAATCACCAGAGTTGGTTcaccgattttatcaagattCAAGCATGCTTAGTCGGCCAGAAACCAATGGTGTAATGACGTCAGTGACAACTATGAAA GGCATCAATGACAAGATTTGTTCTTTTGATTACAAGAACTGCAAGGCTGAGATAAAGACAGCTGATGCTCAGGAGTCTTACAAGGATGGGGTGATTGTTCTAGTCACCGGGTGTCTAACTGGCCCAGATAACATAAGAAGGAAATTTACACAAACTTTTTTCCTTGCCCCACAAGACAAAGGGTACTTTGTCTTGAATGATGTTTTTAGGTATGTAGAAGATAGTGAACCGCTGGAAAATAATAAGGTGGCAGCTAATGCGAATCGTGACATCCCAATAGCTTCCCAAATGCCTGATCCAG AGCCTGTTCATCCTCCAACGGTGGATTCCATGACTTCTGTCATAGAGGAGGCTCAAAATGTTGAAGAACAAAAAGTTCATGATCCTGTGGATAATGAAAGACAAGCAGTTAGTGAGAAGGAAGTGACTGTGAGTCCTGAACCTCATCTGAGTGAGAATCACATCCATGAAGTTATTGAAGCAGATTCTTCTGCCACCCAAGAGTGTGCACCAAAGAAGTCTTATGCATCGATTTTAAGTTCGCAGATGAGGAAAGGCGGTTCAGTGCCTACGAAAGTTTATGTACCAGCTAATACATCCAGAGTGGCTCCCACAAGGACTGAGAAACAGTCTCTTGGTTCTGTATCACATCCTCCAGTGCCTGAGGCATTGGTGCCTAGTGCATCTGACACTGTCAATGCCCTTGAAAGTGGGAATGCTGAGGAAGAAG ttgaGGGCTACTCGGTTTATGTTCGAAATTTGCCTATAAATGTGACTGTAACTCAGCTGGAGGTGGCATTTAAGAAATTTGGACCAATTAAGCAAGGAAGTGTCCAAGTTAGAAGCAACAAG CAACAGGGTTTCTGTTTTGGGTTTGTGGAATTTCATAGTTTGAGCTCCATGAATGATGCAATTCAG GCTTCACCCGTTACTGTAGGGGACAGGCAGGCTATTGTTGAGATGAAGAGAACCACGACTCGAG TTGGTAGTGGGAGAGGTAGGTTTCCTCCAGGAAGAGGAGGCTTTCGAAGCGACAATTTTAGGGGCCGTGGAAACTACGGTGGTGGCCGAGGCTACGGGAGAAGCGACTTCTCGAACCGGGGTGATTTTTCGGGCCGGGGTAGAGGAGGTCCAGGTGGGTACCagcaaggaagaggaagaggaggtcGTCGAGGTGGCTTGAACCAGAATACTGTTCCAGCGTGA
- the LOC127803566 gene encoding nuclear transport factor 2-like isoform X2: protein MAMETVSLHTPPAQVVGNAFVEQYYHILYQSPELVHRFYQDSSMLSRPETNGVMTSVTTMKGINDKICSFDYKNCKAEIKTADAQESYKDGVIVLVTGCLTGPDNIRRKFTQTFFLAPQDKGYFVLNDVFRYVEDSEPLENNKVAANANRDIPIASQMPDPEPVHPPTVDSMTSVIEEAQNVEEQKVHDPVDNERQAVSEKEVTMRKGGSVPTKVYVPANTSRVAPTRTEKQSLGSVSHPPVPEALVPSASDTVNALESGNAEEEVEGYSVYVRNLPINVTVTQLEVAFKKFGPIKQGSVQVRSNKQQGFCFGFVEFHSLSSMNDAIQASPVTVGDRQAIVEMKRTTTRVGSGRGRFPPGRGGFRSDNFRGRGNYGGGRGYGRSDFSNRGDFSGRGRGGPGGYQQGRGRGGRRGGLNQNTVPA from the exons ATGGCTATGGAAACAGTTTCTCTTCATACGCCCCCAGCTCAAGTGGTTGGAAATGCTTTCGTTGAGCAGTATTACCACATTCTTTACCAATCACCAGAGTTGGTTcaccgattttatcaagattCAAGCATGCTTAGTCGGCCAGAAACCAATGGTGTAATGACGTCAGTGACAACTATGAAA GGCATCAATGACAAGATTTGTTCTTTTGATTACAAGAACTGCAAGGCTGAGATAAAGACAGCTGATGCTCAGGAGTCTTACAAGGATGGGGTGATTGTTCTAGTCACCGGGTGTCTAACTGGCCCAGATAACATAAGAAGGAAATTTACACAAACTTTTTTCCTTGCCCCACAAGACAAAGGGTACTTTGTCTTGAATGATGTTTTTAGGTATGTAGAAGATAGTGAACCGCTGGAAAATAATAAGGTGGCAGCTAATGCGAATCGTGACATCCCAATAGCTTCCCAAATGCCTGATCCAG AGCCTGTTCATCCTCCAACGGTGGATTCCATGACTTCTGTCATAGAGGAGGCTCAAAATGTTGAAGAACAAAAAGTTCATGATCCTGTGGATAATGAAAGACAAGCAGTTAGTGAGAAGGAAGTGACT ATGAGGAAAGGCGGTTCAGTGCCTACGAAAGTTTATGTACCAGCTAATACATCCAGAGTGGCTCCCACAAGGACTGAGAAACAGTCTCTTGGTTCTGTATCACATCCTCCAGTGCCTGAGGCATTGGTGCCTAGTGCATCTGACACTGTCAATGCCCTTGAAAGTGGGAATGCTGAGGAAGAAG ttgaGGGCTACTCGGTTTATGTTCGAAATTTGCCTATAAATGTGACTGTAACTCAGCTGGAGGTGGCATTTAAGAAATTTGGACCAATTAAGCAAGGAAGTGTCCAAGTTAGAAGCAACAAG CAACAGGGTTTCTGTTTTGGGTTTGTGGAATTTCATAGTTTGAGCTCCATGAATGATGCAATTCAG GCTTCACCCGTTACTGTAGGGGACAGGCAGGCTATTGTTGAGATGAAGAGAACCACGACTCGAG TTGGTAGTGGGAGAGGTAGGTTTCCTCCAGGAAGAGGAGGCTTTCGAAGCGACAATTTTAGGGGCCGTGGAAACTACGGTGGTGGCCGAGGCTACGGGAGAAGCGACTTCTCGAACCGGGGTGATTTTTCGGGCCGGGGTAGAGGAGGTCCAGGTGGGTACCagcaaggaagaggaagaggaggtcGTCGAGGTGGCTTGAACCAGAATACTGTTCCAGCGTGA
- the LOC127803567 gene encoding uncharacterized protein LOC127803567: MASAAKSFVQTLRRYIKKPWEITGPQSGPEYMSAVPKATEYRLFCPATVPVKAIIPASNPETVYDIKYYSRDQRRNRPPIRRTILKKADVEKMMKQKTFDVNDFPRPYLTTTVEEDENAIGGGYQ, translated from the coding sequence ATGGCCTCCGCCGCGAAGTCCTTCGTCCAGACGCTAAGGCGCTACATCAAGAAACCGTGGGAGATCACCGGTCCTCAGTCTGGTCCGGAGTACATGTCCGCCGTTCCAAAAGCCACCGAGTACCGTTTGTTCTGCCCGGCCACGGTGCCGGTGAAGGCCATCATTCCCGCCTCCAATCCTGAAACCGTGTACGACATCAAGTATTATTCCCGGGACCAGCGTCGCAATCGCCCGCCAATCCGCCGCACCATCTTGAAGAAGGCCGACGTCGAGAAGATGATGAAGCAGAAGACCTTCGACGTCAATGATTTCCCCCGGCCTTATTTGACCACCACGGTTGAGGAAGACGAAAACGCCATTGGCGGAGGCTACCAATAA